The following is a genomic window from Devosia neptuniae.
GAACCACCCGCGGACACCACATTCCTGCTGGTGTCGCACCGCCCCGGACAGCTCCTGCCGACCATCAAATCGCGCTGCCACAATCTGGCGCTGCGGCCGATTGCCGGTGCTGACGTCGCCGCCGTGTTGATGGAGCAGGGGGATGCCCTAAGCGAGGCCGAATTGCAGCGTGCCGTTGCGCTTGCCGGTGGGCGGCCACGCCGGGCGTTCGAGACGCTGGCGCTTGAGGAAGGCTCGGCTCTGGGCGCACTGCAGGCCTGGCTGGCCGATCCGCTGCGTCATCCGGCCGGTGTGAGCCTGCAATTGGCGGATGCCCTGGGCGCCGATGCGCAGGGCACCGAATTGTCGTTTGCCCGCGAAATGCTGGACGACTGGATGGCCGACGAAGCCCGCAATGCGGCCATGCAGACAGGCGCCCGCAAGCGCCTTGCCTCCGCCAACGAGCTATGGGACAAGGCACACGCCCTGCTCGCCGAGGCCGACAGCATCAATCTGGACATGAAACAGACGCTGGCCGCCATTTTCGATGCGATCAGAAAGCATGTTTCACTGACTGTTCCCGTTTCCGCCGAGCCACGATGACCGCAAAGCCCTTCTACGTCACCACAGCGATCTCCTATCCCAATGGAGCGCCCCATATCGGGCACGCCTATGAGATGATCGCGACCGACGCCATCGCCCGCTGGAAGCGGCTGGAAGGCCGCGAAGTCTATTTCCTGACCGGCACTGACGAGCATGGCATCAAGATGGTGCAGACTGCCGCAGCGCAGGGAGGTCACCCCGCGCGAGTTGGCCGATCGCAATTCCGGCGAATTCCGCCGGCTGGCCGAGCTGTTGGACATCTCTAACGACGATTTTATCCGCACCACCGAGCCGCGTCACCACGAAGCCAGCCAGGCGATCTGGTCCAAAATGGCCGCCAGCAATAATGGCGACATTTTCCAGTCGACCTATAAGGGCTGGTATTCGGTGCGCGACGAAGCCTATTTCGACGAGGACGAACTGACGGAGAAGGATGGCAAGCGCTTTGCCCCATCCGGCGCCGAGGTGAACTGGGTCGAAGAGCCGACCTATTTCTTCCGCCTGTCGGCCTATCAGCA
Proteins encoded in this region:
- a CDS encoding AAA family ATPase, with the protein product MSDPDAIEDVPLPERRQRARGHDAARNAIFANIAERRLPGAILLHGPQGIGKATFAFEIAAAILVATGDEDAGRVEEQVAAMSHPNLFLLRRRPKDGKGYYTVIRVEDVREVRDSLHHTRGRAGHRIAIIDSIDDCNPSAANALLKTLEEPPADTTFLLVSHRPGQLLPTIKSRCHNLALRPIAGADVAAVLMEQGDALSEAELQRAVALAGGRPRRAFETLALEEGSALGALQAWLADPLRHPAGVSLQLADALGADAQGTELSFAREMLDDWMADEARNAAMQTGARKRLASANELWDKAHALLAEADSINLDMKQTLAAIFDAIRKHVSLTVPVSAEPR